A single region of the Branchiostoma lanceolatum isolate klBraLanc5 chromosome 1, klBraLanc5.hap2, whole genome shotgun sequence genome encodes:
- the LOC136444665 gene encoding peptidoglycan-recognition protein SC2-like has translation MRLLYLVLLLVPACVLGQSACNQLSMISRAGWGAVPPRARTPLSHPTQKVVIHHSDSYWTHVFNWGGYTSQGEYRDRVKEIQEEHMDKNWDDIGYNFLIDGYGNVYEGRGWDNKGSHTPCCNSIAIGINFLGYFEDDLPTSAAREAGKNLIACGVAMGKIRSGYDMNCHSDLGASSGNTDCPGAALCGYARRHFTGL, from the exons ATGAGGCTCCTCTACCTGGTCCTCCTACTCGTCCCGGCCTGTGTCCTGGGTCAGTCCGCCTGTAACCAACTGAGCATGATCAGTAGAGCAGGCTGGGGCGCAGTTCCGCCCAGGGCCCGCACACCGCTCAGCCATCCCACCCAGAAGGTTGTGATTCACCACAGCGACAGCTACTGGACGCACGTGTTCAACTGGGGAGGGTACACAAGCCAGGGCGAGTACCGGGACAGAGTAAAGGAAATCCAGGAGGAACATATGGACAAAAATTGGGACGACATCGGCTACAACTTTCTCATCGACGGGTACGGCAACGTGTATGAGGGGCGCGGATGGGACAATAA GGGTTCTCATACTCCCTGCTGTAACTCCATTGCCATCGGCATCAACTTCCTCGGGTACTTCGAAGACGACCTCCCGACAAGTGCAGCCCGGGAGGCCGGGAAGAACCTGATAGCCTGCGGGGTGGCGATGGGGAAGATCAGGAGCGGGTACGACATGAACTGTCACTCCGATCTCGGGGCCAGCAGTGGAAACACGGACTGTCCCGGTGCAGCTCTGTGCGGCTACGCTAGGAGGCACTTCACCGGCCTGTAG
- the LOC136444657 gene encoding cytochrome P450 4A25-like: MAAFETVLGFTLQNLFPIMVTAILATLVVAAVYLWMDARFQEKALAPFPCPERHWLWGTMPLKRMTAHPEYFLQFLTEQTRRFPKCFQQWVGPFRGILVVVHPQLAKDVLKTIEPKSRVYEYLRPWLGDGLLLSRDEKWRRNRRLLTPAFHFEILRPYVKIYNQTTNVFMEKMSSFATKDEAVEITKHLSLLTLDIILQCAFSQNIDCQRIGDTHPYVAAVRVLSELVMLRTRKPWMHLWPMYRLTSEGRKFVELYNLVHQEANVIIKARKEVLNRECTEKMGRRSRYLDFLDILLTARDPDGDGLTDEEIRAEVDTFLLEGHDTTASGISWSLYCLAKHPGHQDRVREEVDVVMAGKDELIWEDISKLKYLTMCVKEAMRLYPPVPIVSRKITRDFNFAGHRFPAGANLDVNVWCIHHNPAVWGEDFMDYNPDRFSPENMKKMGAYDFIPFSAGPRNCIGQNFALNEEKVVIARILHRFKVELVPDHPVAPTVEIVTRAINGIKVKFIPRD, encoded by the exons ATGGCGGCATTTGAAACGGTACTGGGTTTTACCCTACAGAACCTGTTCCCTATCATGGTCACAGCTATTTTGGCTACCTTAGTTGTAGCAGCGGTTTATCTCTGGATGGACGCTCGCTTCCAGGAGAAAGCTTTGGCCCCTTTTCCGTGTCCAGAGAGACACTGGCTATGGGGAACAATGCCTTTAAAGAGG ATGACGGCTCATCCAGAGTACTTTCTACAATTCCTGACTGAACAGACTCGACGCTTTCCGAAATGTTTTCAACAGTGGGTAGGGCCGTTCCGTGGGATCCTGGTCGTAGTTCACCCACAACTTGCCAAAGATGTTCTGAAGACGATCGAACCAAAAAGCAGGGTCTACGAGTACCTTCGACCATGGCTAG GTGACGGTCTGCTCCTCAGTAGAGATGAGAAATGGAGGCGGAACCGAAGACTGCTGACTCCGGCATTCCACTTTGAAATCCTGCGACCTTACGTCaaaatatacaaccaaaccACAAACGTGTTTATG GAAAAGATGTCAAGCTTCGCCACTAAAGATGAAGCTGTGGAGATCACCAAACACCTGAGTTTGCTGACATTGGACATCATTCTGCAGTGTGCATTCTCTCAGAACATCGACTGTCAGCGTATCGG GGACACACATCCGTACGTCGCTGCAGTGCGAGTCCTGTCAGAGCTGGTCATGTTACGTACACG GAAACCTTGGATGCATTTATGGCCGATGTATCGACTGACATCTGAGGGTCGAAAGTTCGTTGAACTGTACAACCTTGTCCATCAAGAGGCTAATGTCATCATCAAGGCAAGAAAAGAAGTTCTG AACAGGGAATGTACGGAAAAGATGGGGCGGAGGTCTCGGTATTTGGATTTCTTGGACATCCTGTTGACTGCACGAGACCCGGATGGAGACGGGCTGACTGATGAGGAAATCAGGGCGGAGGTGGACACTTTCCTGTTGGAAG GTCACGACACGACAGCCAGTGGCATCTCGTGGAGTCTGTATTGCCTGGCTAAACATCCGGGACATCAGGATCGTGTAAGGGAAGAGGTGGATGTGGTTATGGCCGGCAAGGACGAGCTGATATG GGAAGACATCTCTAAACTGAAATACCTGACGATGTGTGTGAAGGAAGCTATGCGCCTATATCCTCCCGTCCCCATCGTGTCACGGAAGATCACGCGAGATTTCAATTTCGCGGGACATCGGTTCCCGGCCGGAGCAAACCTCGATGTGAACGTGTGGTGTATTCACCACAACCCGGCTGTGTGGGGTGAGGATTTCATG GACTACAATCCTGATAGGTTTTCACCCGAGAACATGAAGAAGATGGGCGCCTATGATTTCATTCCGTTCTCAGCTGGACCAAG AAACTGTATCGGCCAGAACTTTGCACTGAATGAAGAGAAAGTGGTCATTGCCAGGATACTACATAG GTTCAAGGTTGAGCTCGTTCCCGATCACCCCGTGGCCCCAACAGTGGAGATCGTCACCAGGGCAATCAACGGCATCAAGGTGAAGTTCATCCCGAGGGACTAG